The Gammaproteobacteria bacterium region GGGAGGTGCCGCGCCAGCGGCGGAGGGGGTCCTAGGCCAGCAGCAGAAATCCCCCTCCCGGCTTCCCCGTACTCCCCCCCGCCGAGTAATGCATGGCACGCATCTAGGCGGCTATGCATCGCCCCTCGCGGCGTTCTCCGCCTTGACGCACCCGGGAGGGTGCGCCTTCGTTGTGCGGCCTTGCGAGCGACGCGCACAGCCGCCGATCTACGCAACGGCATCACTCAGCAGACTCCTACTCCACAGGGATTACCTGCGTGCGCTCCGGGCCGACCGAGATCCATCGGACGGGAACGTCGGTGTCCTCTTCGATGAACTCGAGATAGGAGCGGGCTTCCTTCGGCAGGTCGTCGAAGCGGCGCACCGTTGAGATGTCGCTGTGCCAGCCCGGCAACTCCGCATAGACGGGAGTGCAGTTGTAGAGCACCCGCTGCTGGCGGGGCAGTTCGGTGTAGCGCTCTCCGAGCGAGCTATAGGCAGTGGCGATCTTGAGCGTGTCGAACTCCGAGAGGATGTCCAGTTTCGTGATGAACAGGTCGGTGAGTGAGTTGACTCTGACCGAATATCGCAGCGCCACGAGATCCAGCCAGCCACACCTGCGTCGTCGCCCGGTCACGGTTCCGTACTCGCCTCCCACCCGGACCATCGTTTCGCCGACCTCGTCATCGAGCTCGGTTGGGAAGGGCCCGGTTCCGACCCGGGAGATATATGCCTTCGCAACGCCGACCACGCGGTCGATAGCTTTCGGCCCGATCCCTGAACCCGTCAGAGCGCCTCCCGCCGACGGATTCGAGGAGGTCACGAACGGATACGTTCCGTGGTCGATGTCGAGAAGCGTGCCCTGGGCACCTTCGAAGAGCACTTTCTTGCCGTCTTGCAGAGCCGACCAGATGAGCAGAGACGTGTCCGTCACGTACGGCCGGAGGCGCTCCGCA contains the following coding sequences:
- a CDS encoding adenylosuccinate synthase, with translation MTATIVLGAQWGDEGKGKVTDYFSEDADYVVRYQGGNNAGHTVVIGEERFALSLVPSGVMNPECTPIIASGCVIDPGVLLGEIDMLASRGVDPSLLRLSSNAHVIMPYHRKLDAVKERYLGRQKIGTTKKGIGPAYTDKYARQGIRVQDLFDEKIFRDKLDIALEEKNKILTRVYNQLPLDGHQIAEEYHEYAERLRPYVTDTSLLIWSALQDGKKVLFEGAQGTLLDIDHGTYPFVTSSNPSAGGALTGSGIGPKAIDRVVGVAKAYISRVGTGPFPTELDDEVGETMVRVGGEYGTVTGRRRRCGWLDLVALRYSVRVNSLTDLFITKLDILSEFDTLKIATAYSSLGERYTELPRQQRVLYNCTPVYAELPGWHSDISTVRRFDDLPKEARSYLEFIEEDTDVPVRWISVGPERTQVIPVE